In Dyadobacter sp. NIV53, a single window of DNA contains:
- a CDS encoding AAA family ATPase — protein MLNSIRIQNYRNLKDLSIEKFGRVNLIIGKNNTGKTSLLEAIYLLLHPDVDQSIAFILRIRGEFFKTELNQTTYERLVSTIKALFHKKTKKIKFLLEQKKSILK, from the coding sequence ATGCTCAATTCCATCAGAATACAAAATTACCGGAATCTCAAAGATTTAAGTATTGAGAAATTTGGTCGTGTAAATTTAATTATCGGGAAAAATAATACTGGCAAGACAAGTTTGTTGGAGGCAATATACTTATTGCTGCATCCAGACGTGGATCAGTCAATTGCCTTTATACTAAGGATTAGAGGTGAATTCTTCAAAACTGAATTGAATCAAACCACCTACGAAAGATTAGTAAGTACTATTAAAGCGTTGTTTCATAAAAAAACGAAAAAAATAAAATTTTTATTAGAACAGAAAAAGAGTATTTTAAAATAA
- a CDS encoding ATP/GTP-binding protein, with translation MINEEAVGYTFKSPVQTGILNPKHVGIISERESPLIPNSKELKALREQNVRLFSAERFINKKNIIVEALQIVDPKIVEFGYDLNGQFFDNWVPYVYLNNDDKVNLDEYGYGSNRILDIMITLLACEGGYMLIDEFENGLHYSIQRKLWELIIRVSDQLSIQVFATTHSNDTIRAFESIVNQNESDPLNGLLIKLENIDDNIEALTFEPSELKVITEHLIEVRR, from the coding sequence ATGATTAACGAGGAAGCTGTGGGCTATACTTTTAAGTCTCCTGTGCAAACTGGAATACTAAATCCAAAGCATGTTGGAATTATTTCAGAAAGAGAATCTCCTTTGATTCCAAACTCAAAGGAGCTCAAAGCATTAAGAGAACAAAACGTACGATTATTTTCGGCCGAGCGGTTCATAAATAAAAAAAATATTATTGTAGAAGCCTTACAAATAGTAGATCCTAAAATCGTTGAATTTGGATATGATTTAAACGGTCAATTCTTTGATAATTGGGTTCCATATGTCTACTTAAACAATGATGATAAAGTTAATCTAGATGAATATGGTTATGGGAGCAATCGTATTCTTGATATAATGATTACTTTATTAGCATGCGAAGGAGGCTATATGTTAATAGATGAATTTGAAAATGGGCTACATTATTCTATACAAAGAAAACTTTGGGAATTGATAATTCGTGTATCGGATCAGTTAAGTATTCAAGTTTTTGCTACAACGCACAGCAATGATACAATAAGAGCATTTGAAAGTATTGTTAATCAAAACGAATCTGATCCGCTCAATGGACTTCTAATTAAGTTGGAAAATATTGACGATAATATTGAAGCATTAACATTTGAGCCATCAGAATTAAAGGTAATAACAGAACATCTTATAGAAGTTCGTAGATGA
- a CDS encoding DUF3226 domain-containing protein yields the protein MSTHYKEEFFSKLLVEGNDDRHVILAICQKFNLPETFSIVDCKGVVELLKNIPIRIKLRDQYVGILIDADTDLSARWQQLRDILIPLGYLMQNIPDESGSIFKSVSSNTVIGIWIMPNNQVNGMLEDFAHILIPADDVSLPYAEEALDNLERNSVTRFSNIHRSKALIHTWLAWQESPGTPMGQAITKSYLNHNHELCISFVDWLNRLFNPDIQI from the coding sequence ATGAGCACACACTATAAAGAAGAGTTTTTTTCAAAATTATTGGTTGAAGGAAATGACGATAGACATGTAATATTAGCCATTTGTCAAAAATTCAATTTGCCTGAAACGTTTAGTATTGTTGATTGTAAAGGAGTAGTTGAGCTTTTGAAAAATATTCCGATAAGAATTAAACTTCGTGATCAGTACGTCGGAATTTTAATTGATGCTGATACAGATTTGAGTGCGAGATGGCAGCAATTGAGAGATATTTTAATTCCTCTTGGATATTTGATGCAGAATATACCTGATGAATCTGGTAGTATTTTTAAGTCTGTTAGTTCTAATACTGTCATTGGTATCTGGATTATGCCAAATAATCAAGTTAATGGGATGCTTGAAGATTTTGCTCATATTTTAATTCCAGCCGACGATGTCTCTTTGCCATATGCGGAAGAAGCATTAGATAATCTTGAACGTAATTCAGTAACTAGATTTTCAAATATTCATCGTTCAAAAGCACTGATTCATACCTGGCTGGCCTGGCAGGAATCACCAGGAACTCCTATGGGACAGGCAATCACTAAATCATATTTGAATCATAATCACGAATTGTGCATATCATTTGTAGATTGGCTTAACCGCCTTTTTAATCCGGATATTCAGATTTAG
- a CDS encoding pyridoxal phosphate-dependent aminotransferase, with the protein MSAVAEQISRLADRINALEESSTLAMTKMARELAAQGHKVISLSVGEPDFKTPAHICEAAKKAIDDGFHGYSPVAGYPDLRKAIADKLKRDNNIDWKPENIVVSTGAKHSLANVIQVLVNPGDEVVILAPYWVSYSEMVKLAEGKSVIVDGAFDNDFKVTAEQLEAAITPKTKIVMYASPNNPTGAVYSETELRAIAAVLEKYEDVYVLADEIYEYINFTEEGHFSIGSIPALKERVITVNGVAKGFAMTGWRIGFIAAAKWIADGVEKLQGQVTSGTNSIAQKAATAAFNGSLDATIEMSKAYHRRRDLVVGLLKEIPGFKVNVPDGAFYAFPDISYYFGKSDGTTTINDSDDFSNWILNKYYVSTVAGSGFGAPNCIRISTAAADEALTEAVQRIKEAVATLK; encoded by the coding sequence ATGTCCGCAGTAGCAGAGCAAATCAGCCGGTTGGCCGACCGTATCAACGCCCTCGAAGAATCTTCGACGTTGGCGATGACTAAAATGGCACGTGAATTGGCTGCCCAAGGCCATAAAGTAATCAGTCTGAGCGTGGGAGAGCCAGATTTCAAGACGCCTGCACATATTTGTGAGGCTGCCAAAAAGGCAATTGATGATGGTTTTCATGGTTACTCACCCGTAGCAGGTTATCCTGATTTGCGAAAGGCGATTGCAGATAAATTAAAACGCGATAATAATATAGATTGGAAACCGGAAAATATTGTGGTTTCTACAGGTGCCAAACATTCTCTTGCCAATGTAATTCAGGTTTTGGTTAATCCGGGAGATGAGGTTGTTATCCTTGCACCTTACTGGGTAAGTTATTCTGAAATGGTGAAATTGGCAGAAGGCAAATCTGTTATTGTTGACGGTGCTTTTGACAATGATTTCAAAGTTACGGCTGAACAGCTGGAAGCAGCAATTACGCCAAAAACTAAAATTGTAATGTATGCCTCGCCCAACAATCCGACTGGCGCTGTGTATTCGGAAACAGAGCTGAGAGCGATTGCTGCGGTGCTTGAAAAATATGAAGATGTGTATGTTTTGGCAGACGAAATTTACGAATACATCAATTTTACAGAAGAAGGACATTTTAGTATCGGATCTATTCCTGCATTGAAGGAACGCGTGATTACCGTAAATGGTGTTGCCAAAGGATTTGCCATGACAGGATGGAGAATAGGATTTATTGCAGCTGCAAAATGGATTGCCGACGGCGTGGAAAAATTGCAGGGACAGGTTACTTCAGGTACTAATTCCATTGCTCAGAAAGCCGCAACTGCTGCTTTTAACGGATCATTGGATGCAACGATAGAAATGTCGAAGGCATATCATCGCCGCCGTGACCTGGTTGTAGGTTTATTGAAAGAAATTCCTGGTTTCAAGGTTAATGTTCCGGATGGTGCATTTTATGCTTTTCCTGATATCAGTTACTATTTTGGAAAATCAGACGGAACAACTACGATCAACGATTCTGATGATTTTTCAAACTGGATTCTGAATAAATATTATGTTTCAACTGTTGCGGGTTCCGGATTTGGTGCACCAAACTGCATCCGTATCTCAACAGCGGCAGCGGACGAAGCATTAACCGAAGCTGTACAGCGCATTAAAGAAGCGGTGGCAACTTTGAAATAA
- a CDS encoding ferredoxin--NADP reductase codes for MSKYYFLKVKEIEKETEEASTIHFWHPLNEVVAYRPGQFLTLLLPFEDKKVRRSYSMSSSPYTDVSLAITIKRVPGGYASNYLLDTIKEGDVLEAMEPAGNFFPKQEDDQTRQVVFIGAGSGITPLFSMLKSILMVEQESEVFLLFGSRNEESIIFNNKINALQSKYGNRFRVVHTLSQPSETWNGETGRLNKTHILKIIEKLPSLDKSTAEYFLCGPDDMMEEAHRALAILAVPDNKIRKESFLTATTAHAGEVTMEEDDTLKTREITLFYEGTEYKLPVKPHETVLEAALNMDIDLPYSCQAGMCTACLGRCVSGKVQLDEEDALSEAELKEGFILTCVSHPMSDDVVIEVE; via the coding sequence ATGAGCAAGTATTATTTTTTGAAAGTAAAAGAAATTGAAAAGGAAACGGAAGAGGCCTCGACCATACATTTCTGGCATCCGCTGAATGAGGTAGTTGCTTACCGGCCAGGACAGTTTCTAACCTTGTTATTACCATTTGAAGATAAGAAAGTGCGGAGATCTTATTCGATGTCGAGTTCTCCGTATACTGATGTTTCTCTGGCTATTACAATCAAGCGCGTTCCGGGAGGATATGCTTCCAACTATTTACTTGATACAATTAAAGAAGGGGATGTACTTGAAGCTATGGAACCGGCCGGGAATTTTTTTCCAAAACAGGAAGATGACCAGACGCGTCAGGTTGTTTTCATTGGTGCAGGAAGTGGGATTACTCCCTTATTTTCCATGCTCAAATCCATTTTAATGGTGGAGCAGGAGAGTGAAGTGTTTTTGTTATTCGGAAGCAGAAATGAGGAAAGTATAATTTTCAATAACAAAATCAATGCTTTGCAATCCAAATATGGTAACCGGTTCAGGGTTGTTCATACACTGAGCCAGCCTTCCGAAACATGGAATGGCGAAACCGGCCGATTGAATAAAACCCATATCCTGAAAATAATTGAAAAATTGCCTTCTCTGGATAAAAGCACAGCAGAGTATTTCCTGTGCGGGCCTGATGATATGATGGAGGAAGCGCACCGTGCTCTGGCAATACTGGCCGTTCCAGATAATAAAATCCGTAAAGAAAGTTTTCTTACAGCAACCACAGCACATGCCGGAGAAGTAACCATGGAAGAAGATGACACTTTGAAGACCAGGGAAATTACTTTGTTTTATGAAGGTACAGAATATAAACTGCCAGTAAAACCGCATGAAACTGTTCTGGAAGCAGCCTTAAATATGGACATTGATTTACCATATTCTTGTCAGGCAGGAATGTGTACAGCTTGTCTGGGCAGATGTGTGTCGGGGAAAGTGCAGTTGGATGAGGAAGATGCGCTTTCAGAAGCAGAATTAAAAGAAGGATTTATTCTAACCTGCGTTTCACATCCGATGAGTGATGATGTGGTGATTGAAGTGGAATAG
- a CDS encoding M56 family metallopeptidase — protein MKIILESIPESVVSALGWTLVHSVWQGTLLAIAAFAGFAIMSKKSAFLRYNFGIVLLCLQMVSSLVTFFYYQLTAEVRNISVTHLNTLNVPVRNIPLNWQKIDYNLSMTTKMQIWLNMHIYELVICWLIGAALLMIRFAGGWIYTERLRSTARIVMDKEWRVRFGVLTAKLNISQSVEFRETARILTPMVIGAFRPVVLIPFGLLTGFPVSQIEAILAHELAHIRRNDYLVNMLQSLIEVVFFFHPALWWISEKIRTEREHCCDDIALSICKDKMSLAKALVKVAEWQSAPHLAMAFASKKPLLLQRISRVLGIDPKPKRILINWPVTIIFFTLMVGFSMYAIGQKKDILKEKKANKRIEKNFESVPEIVEADISIDENVTIQPIIEDVPEPVINIGDISERFANDTLEDKKMQEFQQKMDALQQEMEPLQRRMEELNLEMEKENFGMERYERDLEKIEWKKNKLMESRQQLMEKRSALFDSEPKKGQPKLSESEIEKQVDEFEQQIKAQEQQITEFNSQIASLRKEAETYKTKGPYKNIEKEIEDINKKMDEIGAKMGLASFGIIDYNHASPAPPRPPKAPKAPKAPKMKAKTASVSPPPPPAAPRSIPATPAAPPAPPVRK, from the coding sequence ATGAAAATTATACTTGAATCTATTCCTGAATCAGTTGTTTCAGCACTAGGCTGGACTTTGGTACATTCTGTCTGGCAGGGAACTCTGCTAGCTATTGCTGCATTCGCCGGTTTTGCAATCATGAGCAAAAAATCAGCTTTCCTCCGCTACAATTTTGGGATTGTCTTATTATGCCTTCAAATGGTTTCTTCTCTTGTTACATTTTTTTATTACCAGCTTACCGCAGAGGTAAGGAATATATCCGTAACCCATTTAAATACTTTAAATGTACCCGTCCGGAACATTCCTTTGAACTGGCAAAAGATTGATTACAATTTGTCAATGACTACTAAAATGCAGATATGGCTTAATATGCATATTTATGAGCTTGTAATCTGCTGGCTGATCGGTGCCGCACTTTTAATGATTCGCTTTGCGGGTGGATGGATTTATACCGAAAGATTACGTTCAACCGCACGAATTGTAATGGATAAAGAATGGCGGGTTCGCTTTGGTGTACTAACAGCAAAGCTGAATATTTCGCAATCAGTTGAATTCAGGGAAACAGCCAGAATCTTGACCCCAATGGTAATCGGTGCATTCAGGCCTGTTGTTTTAATTCCTTTTGGACTACTGACTGGTTTTCCCGTTTCACAGATTGAAGCAATCCTGGCTCACGAGCTGGCTCACATCCGTCGCAACGATTATTTAGTCAATATGTTGCAATCCCTCATTGAAGTTGTATTTTTCTTTCATCCTGCATTATGGTGGATTTCTGAGAAAATTCGTACCGAGCGCGAACATTGCTGTGATGACATTGCTCTTTCAATCTGCAAAGACAAAATGTCTCTGGCAAAAGCATTGGTAAAAGTAGCTGAATGGCAATCCGCTCCTCATTTAGCCATGGCATTTGCTTCAAAAAAACCATTATTGCTGCAAAGGATAAGCCGTGTACTGGGTATTGATCCGAAGCCTAAACGGATCCTGATAAACTGGCCGGTTACGATTATTTTTTTTACCCTTATGGTTGGATTCTCTATGTATGCCATTGGTCAGAAAAAGGACATTTTAAAAGAGAAAAAAGCAAATAAACGTATTGAAAAGAATTTTGAATCAGTTCCGGAAATTGTTGAAGCAGACATTTCTATTGATGAAAATGTAACTATTCAGCCAATCATTGAAGATGTCCCGGAACCTGTTATAAATATTGGTGACATATCTGAAAGGTTTGCAAATGACACTCTGGAAGATAAAAAAATGCAGGAATTTCAACAGAAAATGGACGCTCTTCAACAGGAGATGGAACCGTTGCAACGCCGGATGGAAGAATTGAACCTGGAAATGGAAAAGGAAAATTTCGGAATGGAGCGTTATGAAAGGGATCTGGAAAAAATTGAATGGAAGAAGAACAAACTGATGGAATCCCGTCAGCAATTGATGGAAAAGCGATCTGCGTTATTTGATTCTGAGCCTAAAAAAGGCCAGCCAAAACTTTCTGAAAGTGAGATAGAAAAACAGGTTGACGAATTTGAACAGCAGATAAAAGCCCAGGAACAACAAATTACTGAATTCAATTCTCAGATTGCTTCTTTACGTAAAGAAGCCGAAACCTACAAAACAAAGGGGCCGTATAAAAATATTGAGAAGGAAATTGAGGATATTAATAAAAAAATGGATGAAATAGGAGCAAAAATGGGACTTGCAAGTTTTGGCATTATAGATTATAACCATGCCTCACCGGCACCGCCTCGTCCTCCAAAGGCACCAAAAGCTCCCAAGGCTCCAAAAATGAAAGCAAAAACAGCATCTGTATCACCTCCGCCACCACCTGCAGCACCACGTTCAATTCCGGCTACGCCAGCAGCACCGCCTGCACCACCGGTTCGGAAGTGA
- a CDS encoding BlaI/MecI/CopY family transcriptional regulator produces MHLKPTDSELEILNYLWEAGPSTVRAVHDYLAATKDVGYTTTLKLMQIMHDKGLLYRTEQGRSHIYVALLGKEETQQNLLGRLVQTAFQGSAAQVVMQALGNHTTSKEELDEIRELLNNLENNR; encoded by the coding sequence ATGCATTTAAAACCAACTGATTCCGAACTTGAAATTTTAAATTATTTGTGGGAAGCCGGGCCAAGTACAGTTCGCGCTGTGCACGATTACCTGGCAGCAACGAAAGATGTTGGTTATACCACAACACTGAAATTGATGCAGATCATGCATGACAAAGGTTTGTTGTATCGTACAGAGCAAGGACGTTCTCATATTTACGTTGCACTTCTGGGGAAAGAAGAAACACAGCAAAATTTGTTAGGCAGGCTCGTCCAAACTGCATTTCAGGGCTCAGCTGCTCAGGTAGTTATGCAGGCATTAGGCAACCACACTACTTCCAAAGAAGAATTAGATGAAATACGCGAATTATTAAATAACCTGGAAAATAATCGTTAG
- the dnaN gene encoding DNA polymerase III subunit beta: MKFVVSSSVLLKQLSAINGVVSTNPIVPILENFLLALEGNFLTVTASDLQTVMITEIEVESSEKGAIAIPAKLLLDTLRGLPEQPITLQVNSETFGTEIISDNGRYKLSGENPIDFPKTPVVNRGQSVNLSSSALGAAIANTLFATSTDDLRPAMTGVFVQMGTENATFVATDGHRLVRYRRTDIKSDVDTSMIVQRKALNLLKSCLPSDDVPVKAEFTASNAFFSFGNIKMICRLIDERFPDYENAIPTNNQNTLTINRMEILSSLRRISIYSNRTTHQVRLKMSLNDLVISAEDLDYSNEANERLMCEYNGDDMEIGFNAKFLIEVLGNITSKTITFELSAPNRAGLIIPVDQEANEDILMLVMPVMLNTYV; encoded by the coding sequence ATGAAGTTTGTCGTTTCGTCATCCGTTTTACTCAAGCAGCTATCAGCTATCAATGGTGTCGTTTCTACGAACCCGATTGTACCTATACTCGAGAATTTTTTACTTGCACTGGAAGGCAATTTCCTAACTGTTACTGCATCTGACCTTCAAACGGTTATGATCACAGAAATAGAAGTGGAATCTTCTGAAAAAGGTGCCATAGCCATTCCGGCAAAACTGTTACTGGATACGCTTCGCGGACTGCCTGAACAGCCTATTACGTTACAGGTTAATTCTGAAACTTTTGGTACAGAAATTATTTCGGACAATGGCCGTTACAAGCTTTCCGGAGAAAATCCGATTGACTTTCCAAAAACACCAGTAGTGAATCGTGGACAATCTGTTAATTTATCTTCGTCGGCATTGGGTGCTGCTATTGCCAATACACTTTTTGCAACAAGCACAGATGATCTCAGACCGGCAATGACGGGGGTTTTTGTTCAAATGGGAACTGAAAATGCCACATTTGTTGCCACAGACGGCCATCGTTTGGTACGTTATCGCCGTACAGATATTAAGTCGGATGTTGATACTTCAATGATCGTTCAGCGTAAAGCACTCAATTTATTAAAATCTTGTTTGCCATCTGATGATGTTCCTGTTAAAGCTGAATTCACCGCTTCCAATGCATTCTTTAGTTTTGGAAATATCAAAATGATCTGCCGTTTGATAGATGAACGTTTTCCGGATTATGAAAATGCAATTCCGACTAATAACCAGAATACACTGACTATTAACCGGATGGAGATTTTAAGTTCTCTGCGCCGGATTTCTATTTATTCTAACCGTACTACGCATCAGGTTCGTTTAAAAATGTCTTTGAATGATCTTGTTATTTCAGCAGAAGATCTGGACTACTCCAATGAAGCCAACGAACGTCTGATGTGCGAGTATAATGGTGATGATATGGAAATTGGTTTTAATGCTAAATTCCTGATCGAAGTACTGGGAAATATTACTAGCAAAACTATTACTTTCGAACTTTCAGCTCCTAACCGTGCCGGGCTTATTATTCCGGTTGACCAGGAGGCAAATGAAGATATACTTATGCTGGTAATGCCTGTCATGTTAAACACTTATGTATAG